In the genome of Motacilla alba alba isolate MOTALB_02 unplaced genomic scaffold, Motacilla_alba_V1.0_pri HiC_scaffold_35, whole genome shotgun sequence, the window AGGAGGTGAGCCcggccccgggacccccgggccAAAACCGACCCCCAAAACCCTCAGTGACCCCCCAGAGCCATTAGTGAACCCCCCAGGGTTGTTAATGACACCCCCAGACCTGTTAGTGACCTCCCCAGAGCCATCAGTGACCCCCCAGGCCCACTAATGAACCCCCAGGGTCGTTAATGACACCCCCAATatcccccccaacccccccaatATCCccccaaaagccccaaaatcccctgtaacgcccccttttcccccccttttcccccaggagctgctggaggccgCCCGGCGCGCCTTCGACGCGTTCTTCCAGCGCTACCCGTACTGCTACGGCTACTGGCGCAAGTACGCCGAGCTGGAGCGGCGCCTGGGCAGCGCCCGCAGCGCCCAGCAGGTGGGCACGGGGCCGGGGGGCTCCTCCTCGCTCCCGGGGGGCCAAAATGCCCCGGTTCTGGGGGTGAAATCCTCCTGTGCCCCCGTTCTGGGGGTAAAATCCTCCTGTGCCCCGGTTCTGGGGGTAAAATCCTCCTGTGcctgaggttttggggtgaaaatgccatttttttcctgattttctggGGGTTAAATCCctcttttttcctgattttacaGGGGGGTaaaatcctttcattttcctgaggttttggggggtaaaatccttttttttcctggggttttggggaagaaaatccccatttttttccctttctttgggGATGGAAAATCCTCATTTCCCTGGGTGGGGAGGGGTGGGACGGGAGCCCGGGTGTTCCCAGCTGTCCccgggtgtccccaggtgctggAGCGGGGGCTGcaggtgtccccggtgtccccgggtgtccccagctgtcccggtgtccccaggtgctggAGCGGGGGCTGcaggtgtccccggtgtccccgggtgtcccggtgtccccaggtgctggAGCGGGGGCTGcaggtgtccccggtgtccccagtgtgcccgggtgtccccagctgtcccggtgtccccaggtgctggAGCGGGGGCTGCAGTCCATCCCgctgagcctggagctgtggctgcactaCATCGGCCTCCTGCAGAGCTCGCTGGACCCCGCGCGGCCCGAGAGCGCCCAGCGCGTGCGGGGGTGAGCGGGGGAATCCCGGGAATGTCCTGGGAAATCCCGGGAATGTCCtgggaaatcctgggaatgTCCTGGGAATGTCCTGGGAATGGCCCGAGAGCGCCCAGCGCGTGCGGGGGTGAGCGGGGGAATCCCGGGAATGTCCCCtgggaaatcctgggaatgtcccctgggaaatcctgggaatgTCCTAGGAATGTCCTGATTCCATCCCCCTTTTCCCGGGATTCCATCCCCCTTTTCCCGGGATTCCATCCCCCTTTTCCCGGGATCCCCCTGATCCCAGCTCTCCCGCAGGGCGTTCGAGGCGGCGCTGGCGGCGGCCGGGATGGATTTCCGCTCGGACAAGCTCTGGGAATCCTACGTGGAGTGGGAGCGCGAGCGCGGCGACCTGCGCGCCGTCACCGCCATCTACGACCGCCTGCTGTCCATGCCCACGCAGCTCTACAGCCACCACTGGGAGAGGTGGGAGCGCCGGGAAAACGCCGGGAATTCCCCGGGAAAACGGAGCGGAAACACCGGGGGAACGGCGGGGAAACATCCCCCCGGAATTCCCCggggaaaggggggggaaaTGGCCGGGAACACCCCCAGGAGTTCCCTGGgaaacacaggagaaacaccGGGAATTCCCCgggaaaatggaggggaaaCACcgggaattccctgggaaaagagctgaaaagcaCCAGGAATTCACCAGGAATTGGGGGAAATACCGGGAGTTCCCTGGAAAACAGAGGGGAAATGCCAGGGAAACGGTGGGGAAACACCAGGAATTCCCCAGTTCCGGGTGGGAATTCCCCGTTCCCGGTGTGAGTTCCTCATTCCCGGTGGGAATTCCCCAATTCCCGGTGTGCATTCCCGTTCCCGGTGCGCGTTCCCGGTGCATTCCCGCAGGTTCAAGGAGCACGTCCTGCAGCACCCGCCCGGCGCCATCCTGTCCCccgaggagctgctctggctccgCTCCAAGCTCGGCCCCGGCCCCgagcccgccccgccgccgccgccgccgcgggggcCCCGAGAGCCCGCCCGGGGAGGAgccgccgcccgcggccccgcccgaGGCCCAGGTACCGCCCGAGAGCGGGAACGGGGGGGGGGGTTAAAAACCGGGATATCCCAAAAACCGGGAATGGCGCTTCGTTTATTCATTTCTTGGcctgaatttatttcttaacatctttttccaatttctttttatttttacgCCTGTGTTCTGTGTTTGTTCGCCCTGGGGGTTTCAGCGTGGATTGATTTGTTTTAATTGGGTTTGTTTTAATTGGGGTTATTTTAATTGGGGTTGTTTTCATTTGGTTTATATTTTAGTGCCTTTATTTATGTGTAAATTACCTCTTACActcatttatttataattatttagCTTTATTTAGTGCCTTGTTTtattattgcaatttttttttgtatttatttacagaaacaacaaatggctgcaggttttttttttgttaattattatttattgcttattaatattaattattgaTTATCCCAGGAGGATCTGGACCAGGAGAAGATCCGGGAGCTGGTGATCTCCATGAGGCAGCAAATCCACGCCCAGAACGAGGCCGAAGTCAGCAAGCGCTGGAACTTCGAGGACGGGGTgggtgcaggggctgggatcCCCTGGGATCCTCTGGAATTGCCCTGGGATCCCCTGGAATCCCTTTGGAATCCCTTGGATCCTCTGGGATCTCCTGGGATCCTCTGGGATCCCCTTGGAATTGTCCTGGGATCCTCTGGAATCCTCTGAGATCTCCTGGAATCCTCTGGAATCCCCTGGGATTCCCCTGTGATGTCCTTGGAATTCCCTCAGGATCcctccccgccgcgcccgccaAATCCCTTCTGGAATTTCCCTGGAATCTTCCCCAGAATTTCCTCCATAAAATCCCCCCCAGATCCCCCcgaaatcccccaaaaatccctgaaacccccaaaatcccccatccctggcagaTCAAGTGGCCCTATTTCCACGTGAagcccaaaatccccccaaaatcccccccaaatcccctcaagTCCTCCTgaaatcccccccaaatcccccgaAACTCCCCCAGATCCCCCTGAAATCCCCCCGCAATCCCCCCGCAATCCCCCCCGCCGTGCCCGGCAGATCAAGCGGCCGTACTTCCACGTGAAGCCGCTGGAGCGGGCGCAGCTGCGCAACTGGCGCGAGTACCTGGACTTCGAGGTGGCCGCGGGCTCGCACGAGCGCAGCATCGTCCTCTTCGAGCGCTGCCTCATCGCCTGCGCCCTCTACGAGGAGTTCTGGGTCAAGGTGGGCACGAATCCCcctgccccaaaaccccccccgctgctcctgcccccaaaatcccccgttctccccccaaaatccccgctgtttgaaaaataatgctgcttttccaccccaaattcccttttctctccccatttccccccgcatttccccccattttccccccgtTATTCCCCATTATCCCCCTGttattccccattttccccccgtTATTCCCCGTTATTCCCCATTATCCCCCCGTTGTCCCCCGTTATCCCCCGTTGTCCCCGCAGTACACTCGCTACCTGGAGTCGCGCACGGTGCCGGGCGCCCGCAGCGTTTTCCAGCGCGCCTGCGGCTTCCACCTGCCCCGCAAGCCCAACATCCACCTGCTGTGGGCCGCCTTCGAGGAGAAGCAAGGTCAGGGACCCCCCAAAACCTGGGACCCCCCCCAAAACCTGGGAGCCATCCCCGAACGGCCCCGATGGGGGCGGCGCCGGGGCTCGCTCGCCAATTTCCCCCCCGGGCCCCTCAGAGACCCCTAAAACCAACGGGGGAGCCACCAACTACCCCAGGGGGAGCCCTAAAAGCGTCCTGGGTGCCCCATAacccaccctgggcaccccgAGAACCCTCCGGGGACGCCCCCGACCCCTTTTTGTGCCGTTTTCCCCAATCCCAGGGCACGTGGAGGGAGCCCGGCGCGTCCCGCGCGGTTCGGAGGCCGCGGTGCCCGGGCTGGGACCCCGAAAACCCCAACTGTCCCATTCCcaggaccccaaaaaccccattttcccctgttttttcccattttcccccattttccccatccccaggcaACGTCGACGAGGCGCGGCGCATCCTGCGCAGCTTCGAGGCCGTGGTGCCCGGGCTGGGCCTCCCTGCTGACCCCAATAACCCcatttctccccctttttcccccatttcccccgtTTTCCAGGCAATGTTGACGAGGCTCGGCGCATCCTGCGCAGCTTCGAGGCGGCCGTGCCCGGGCTGGCCATGGTGCGGCTGCGCCGCGTCAGCCTGGAGCGCCGGCACGGGCGCGTGGCCGAGGCCGAGGCGCTGCTGCTCGAGGCCATGAGGGCCAACGaggggctgcccctgggctcCTTCTACGCCGTCAAGCTGGCCCGGCAGGCCTGCAAGGTGCAGAAGGACCTGCGCAAGGCCCGCGAGGTGCTGGTGGAGGCCCTGGAGAAGGAGCCGGTGAGAGGCTTGGAGTTTAGGTtggaattatttatttgtgtttatttaaatgGTATAAAAATAACACGATTGTGGTATTAATGCTGGGTTTAAAGCTATTTAAAAGTCGTGGGAAAATAATATACCTATTAATAGTGCTATTCAAAGGGATTTAaaaatgatattaaaataataaatgtattatTAATGCTGGGTTTATCTTTAagtcatataaaaataatgtaattctGTTATTAATGCTGGGTTTGAATTCACCTCGCTGGCCGTGCCCGGGGGCCAGGACAACGCGCGGCTCCACGCCAACCTGCTGGAGATGGAGTTCGGGGCGGACGTGGGGCAGAACGAGGGCAACACCATGAGCTGCTTCGAGCGCGCCCTGCGCAGCCCCCTGCCCGACGAGGCCAAGCTGCTCTTCTCGCAGCGCCGCGTCGAGTTCCTCGAGGACTTCGGCTCCAGCATCCACAGGTGGGGCAGAACCCCGGGAATGGGCTGGGGGATCCCTGAAATGGGGCTGGGGGGTCCCTGTGGGGCCgggaaatggggctgggaaatggggctgggggtTCCTTGTGGGACCCtga includes:
- the LOC119696712 gene encoding pre-mRNA-processing factor 39-like, producing MAAAPRVLPPARRRRLPGGRSVPPHPGPARRDGGGGARGGTRGLRGYRGGDGRGRGRRPPGRAAPSRAPRSRSGSRCRSRCRSRCRSRCRPLPPPAALNGAPPPAEPPPFPAEFQRLWGAAQGSPHDFGAWTELLAYVEQEELLEAARRAFDAFFQRYPYCYGYWRKYAELERRLGSARSAQQVLERGLQSIPLSLELWLHYIGLLQSSLDPARPESAQRVRGAFEAALAAAGMDFRSDKLWESYVEWERERGDLRAVTAIYDRLLSMPTQLYSHHWERFKEHVLQHPPGAILSPEELLWLRSKLGPGPEPAPPPPPPRGPREPARGGAAARGPARGPGTEDLDQEKIRELVISMRQQIHAQNEAEVSKRWNFEDGIKRPYFHVKPLERAQLRNWREYLDFEVAAGSHERSIVLFERCLIACALYEEFWVKYTRYLESRTVPGARSVFQRACGFHLPRKPNIHLLWAAFEEKQGNVDEARRILRSFEAAVPGLAMVRLRRVSLERRHGRVAEAEALLLEAMRANEGLPLGSFYAVKLARQACKVQKDLRKAREVLVEALEKEPDNARLHANLLEMEFGADVGQNEGNTMSCFERALRSPLPDEAKLLFSQRRVEFLEDFGSSIHSLLKAYDEHQKILKAHAARKRAPENGSEEPDDKRLRPDDPSGLPGPLNFSGGDPNPSYNYWYQHGYGTYGYQSPWGYGHYYGQS